From one Lotus japonicus ecotype B-129 chromosome 3, LjGifu_v1.2 genomic stretch:
- the LOC130744181 gene encoding secreted RxLR effector protein 161-like, with protein MIAQIYVDDIVFGGMSDHMVDHFVRHMKSEFEMSLVGELNYFLGLQVKQMEDSMFISRSKYAKELVKKFGLEGSTHKRTPAATHIKLTKDESGTYVDQSLYRSMIGSLLYLIASRPDIAFSVGVCARYQAAPKESHLIQVKRIIKYINGTVDYEIFYARNSNSNLIGYCDADWAGNADDRKSTPGGCFFLGNNLISWFSKKQNYVSLSTAEAEYIAAGSGCTQLLWMKQMLREYNVEQDVMTLY; from the coding sequence ATGATAGCTCAGATATATGTAGATGACATCGTTTTTGGTGGTATGTCAGACCACATGGTCGATCATTTTGTTAGACacatgaaatctgagtttgagaTGAGTCTGGTGGGTGAATTAAATTACTTCCTGGGGTTGCAAGTAAAACAGATGGAAGACTCCATGTTCATCTCACGGAGCAAGTATGCCAAAGAACTAGTTAAGAAGTTCGGTCTTGAGGGCTCTACTCATAAAAGAACTCCTGCAGCCACTCATATCAAGCTAACTAAAGATGAAAGTGGAACTtatgttgatcaaagcttatacAGAAGTATGATTGGTAGTCTTCTTTATCTCattgctagcagaccagatattGCTTTCTCTGTTGGTGTTTGTGCcagatatcaagctgctcctAAAGAGAGTCATCTGATTCAAGTCAAGAGGATTATAAAGTACATTAATGGAACTGTTGACTATGAAATCTTTTATGCTCGCAATTCTAATTCCAATTTGATAGGctactgtgatgcagattgggcaggaaaTGCAGATGACAGAAAAAGTACTCCAGGAGGATGCTTCTTTCTTGGTAATAATCTCATATCTTGGTTTAGCAAAAAGCAAAATTATGTTTCACTATCTACTGCTGAggctgaatatatagctgctggaagtgGGTGTACTCAACTATTATGGATGAAGCAGATGCTGAGGGAATATAATGTcgagcaagatgtcatgacattatACTGA
- the LOC130744180 gene encoding uncharacterized protein LOC130744180 translates to MRIKHVFKRGTGKASSVQDISEDSIPDPPIDDNQESDVVDAEADQVIHNVLETLADVATTQDVMPNVESQESSSEKTPSIEIPHGKTPEPLSKKGKKQVSVASKEEDSDDQEVHKKVTASASRKTTVSTSKNVAGLKEKKKKVPGSQTPKTPRASQVSVPEKKTKKDKKDEKIAASTGKKRKHVAETDSEPDVKPDVPEITTTAKKRIKGKRIPLNVPEAPIDNVSFHFASSAQSWKFVVHRRLAIERELHADALEPKEITELLVDAGLMKTVKDIGRCFSQLVREFIVNIPTECDDESSPEFRKVYVRGKCVNFSLKLLMSFWEKDQLLELITNLI, encoded by the exons ATGAGGATCAAGCATGTTTTCAAGCGAGGCACAGGGAAAGCATCAAGTGTTCAGGACATCTCAGAAGATTCCATTCCTGATCCACCAATTGATGACAATCAAGAAAGCGATGTCGTCGATGCTGAAGCAGATCAAGTTATCCACAATGTCTTAGAGACGCTTGCTGATGTTGCCACTACACAGGATGTCATGCCAAATGTTGAATCGCAG GAATCTTCAAGTGAGAAGACTCCCTCTATTGAAATTCCCCATGGAAAAACCCCTGAACCCTTGTCCAAGAAGGGTAAGAAACAAGTGTCTGTTGCCTCTAAAGAAGAAGACTCTGATGATCAAGAAGTGCACAAGAAAGTCACTGCCTCTGCTAGTAGGAAAACCACAGTTTCTACAAGCAAGAATGTTGCAGGtttgaaagaaaagaagaaaaaggttcCTGGCTCTCAGACTCCCAAGACTCCAAGAGCATCTCAGGTCTCAGTTCCtgagaagaagacaaagaaggacaagaaagaTGAGAAGATTGCTGCATCAACTGGAAAGAAGAGGAAACATGTTGCTGAAACTGACTCTGAGCCAGATGTCAAGCCAGATGTTCCTGAAATCACCACTACTGCCAAGAAAAGGATCAAGGGGAAGAGAATTCCTTTGAATGTTCCCGAGGCACCAATTGACAATGTATCCTTCCACTTTGCCAGTTCTGCACAAAGTTGGAAGTTTGTTGTTCATAGAAGGTTAGCCATAGAAAGGGAGCTTCATGCAGATGCCTTGGAGCCCAAAGAGATCACAGAACTGTTGGTTGATGCAGGTTTGATGAAGACTGTCAAGGACATTGGCAGATGTTTCTCTCAATTGGTTAGGGAATTCATTGTGAATATCCCTACTGAGTGTGATGATGAGAGTAGCCCTGAGTTCAGAAAGGTCTATGTCAGAGGAAAGTGTGTTAATTTCTCTCTGAAGTTGTTAATGAGTTTTTGGGAAAAAGACCAATTGCTGGAACTGATAACGAACCTGATTTAA